Proteins encoded in a region of the Triticum dicoccoides isolate Atlit2015 ecotype Zavitan chromosome 3A, WEW_v2.0, whole genome shotgun sequence genome:
- the LOC119272722 gene encoding GRAS family protein RAD1-like, with the protein MVGMARNPFPTSWQTQEGASICTNQELDYEHPHYLGIEEVALDGVELELGPRAPKATKVDYLSSPYNASWPPAQADFESSRVRKTKQFRDVLETCKQKVEAMEALEHSPPVSGGGFEEQAGEAVVAVGDVGGGGGGSGADGMRLVQLLVACAEAVACRDRAQAAALLRELQVGAPVHGTAFQRVASCFVLGLADRLALAHPPALGPASMAFSVPRSSCLDGARGEALAVAYELCPYLRFAHFVANASILEAFDGESNVHVVDLGMTMGLNRGHQWRALLDGLATRAGGKPARVRVTGVGARVDTMRAVGREIEAYAEELGMCLEFRAVDRTLESLHVDDLCIDAHEAVAINSVLELHCVVKESRGALNSVLQTIRKLSPKAFVLVEQDAGHNGPFFLGRFMEALHYYAALFDALDAALPRYDARRARVEQFHYGAEIRNVVGCEGAARVERHERADQWRRRMSRAGFQSLPIKMAAKAREWLEEKAGGSGYTVAEEKGCLVLGWKGKPVIAASCWKC; encoded by the coding sequence ATGGTGGGCATGGCACGCAACCCCTTCCCTACTTCATGGCAAACACAGGAAGGTGCTTCAATTTGCACTAATCAAGAACTAGACTACGAGCATCCTCACTACCTCGGGATTGAGGAGGTAGCGCTCGACGGCGTCGAGCTGGAGCTCGGCCCCCGGGCTCCCAAGGCGACCAAGGTCGACTACCTCAGCTCGCCGTACAACGCCTCATGGCCGCCTGCGCAGGCCGACTTCGAGTCGTCGCGCGTCAGGAAGACGAAGCAGTTCCGCGACGTCCTTGAGACATGCAAGCAGAAGGTAGAGGCCATGGAGGCTTTGGAGCACTCGCCGCCGGTGTCCGGTGGTGGGTTCGAGGAACAAGCAGGCGAGGCTGTGGTCGCTGTGGGTGACgtcgggggtggtggcggtggcagcGGGGCTGACGGTATGCGACTCGTGCAGCTACTTGTTGCCTGCGCCGAGGCGGTGGCCTGTCGCGACCGCGCACAGGCTGCGGCGCTGCTGCGGGAGCTCCAGGTCGGCGCGCCAGTGCACGGCACGGCGTTCCAGCGCGTCGCGTCGTGCTTCGTGCTGGGCCTTGCGGACCGGCTGGCCTTGGCGCACCcaccggcgctggggccggcgagcATGGCGTTCAGCGTCCCGCGGTCGTCGTGCCTTGACGGAGCTCGCGGCGAGGCGCTCGCCGTGGCGTACGAGCTGTGCCCGTACCTGCGCTTCGCGCACTTCGTGGCGAACGCGTCCATCCTGGAAGCCTTCGATGGAGAGAGCAACGTCCACGTGGTTGACCTCGGCATGACAATGGGCCTGAACCGCGGCCACCAGTGGCGCGCCCTGCTAGACGGCCTTGCCACGCGGGCCGGCGGCAAGCCGGCACGCGTGCGCGTCACCGGCGTCGGCGCCCGCGTGGACACCATGAGGGCTGTCGGGCGCGAGATCGAGGCGTACGCGGAGGAGCTCGGGATGTGCCTCGAGTTCAGGGCCGTCGACCGCACCCTGGAGAGCCTCCACGTCGACGACCTGTGCATCGATGCCCACGAGGCCGTCGCCATCAACAGCGTCCTGGAGCTGCACTGCGTGGTGAAGGAGAGCCGCGGCGCGCTCAACTCCGTGCTGCAGACCATCCGCAAGCTCTCGCCCAAGGCGTTCGTGCTCGTGGAGCAGGACGCCGGCCACAACGGGCCATTCTTCCTGGGGCGGTTCATGGAGGCGCTTCACTACTACGCGGCTCTGTTCGATGCGCTGGACGCGGCTCTCCCGCGCTACGACGCCAGGCGTGCGCGTGTGGAGCAGTTCCACTATGGCGCCGAGATACGCAACGTGGTCGGGTGCGAGGGCGCGGCGCGCGTGGAGCGGCACGAGCGCGCGGACCAGTGGCGGCGCCGCATGAGCCGCGCCGGCTTCCAGTCCCTGCCGATCAAGATGGCGGCCAAGGCGCGGGAGTGGCTGGAGGAGAAGGCCGGCGGCAGCGGGTACACGGTGGCCGAGGAGAAGGGGTGCCTAGTGCTTGGATGGAAGGGCAAGCCCGTCATCGCCGCCTCGTGCTGGAAATGCTAG